One genomic segment of Blastopirellula marina includes these proteins:
- a CDS encoding nucleotide pyrophosphohydrolase — protein sequence MTQTENPLTLRQAQDDVDQWIQTIGVRYFSELTNLAQLMEEVGEVARVISRTYGEQSFKASDKKVELSDELADVLFVVICLANQTGVDLTEALRRNLEKKTRRDATRHHENEKLK from the coding sequence GTGACACAGACCGAAAACCCTCTGACGCTTCGCCAGGCCCAAGACGACGTCGACCAGTGGATCCAAACGATCGGCGTAAGATACTTCTCGGAACTCACCAACCTGGCCCAGTTGATGGAAGAGGTGGGTGAGGTGGCCCGCGTCATTTCGCGAACCTACGGCGAACAAAGCTTCAAAGCGTCGGACAAGAAGGTCGAGCTTTCGGATGAACTTGCCGACGTGTTGTTCGTAGTGATCTGCCTGGCCAATCAAACAGGTGTCGACCTGACCGAGGCCCTCCGGCGAAATCTCGAAAAGAAAACCCGACGCGACGCGACCCGTCACCACGAAAACGAGAAGCTTAAGTAG
- a CDS encoding DUF695 domain-containing protein, producing MTEYRVIIPEEEWSLLEFQQESLPGVAVINRALRSFEPKIVFAWHLSLLLNFEDLIDNGMPSQLEREIVDPFCERLNEEIRGKDKQRPNALFLARITWNGTRELIWRVFDPELPHAYLQDLINSAPPEYPRPFDYRMDEDPEWKLAQWHLSHNED from the coding sequence TTGACTGAATATCGAGTCATCATCCCGGAAGAAGAATGGTCGCTGCTGGAATTCCAACAGGAAAGCCTTCCAGGCGTGGCCGTGATCAATAGAGCACTTCGCAGCTTCGAGCCGAAGATAGTATTTGCCTGGCACTTGTCGCTGCTGCTGAACTTTGAAGACTTAATCGACAACGGAATGCCGTCGCAATTAGAACGTGAAATCGTCGATCCCTTCTGCGAGCGTCTAAATGAAGAAATCCGTGGAAAGGACAAGCAGAGACCGAATGCTTTGTTCCTGGCCAGAATCACGTGGAATGGAACCCGCGAACTAATCTGGCGGGTGTTCGATCCGGAACTCCCTCACGCTTACCTCCAGGACCTCATCAACTCAGCCCCGCCGGAGTACCCTCGGCCCTTCGACTATCGAATGGACGAAGATCCCGAGTGGAAACTGGCACAGTGGCACCTGAGCCACAACGAAGATTAG
- a CDS encoding sugar phosphate isomerase/epimerase family protein, with product MLSRRAFTKQAAVLAACSPFLATSSLLHAAEAASVPIFTQQYPWGTFYRRSNRDAGDLNALLAEVKSCGLVGYEPIAGSPQQMKAIADAAKQHDLKVESLYVNSTLHDPGQAAASIQSVLDIAATAKEACGTRIIVTNPSPIQWGGSQNKSDKQLRTQANALDLLGAQLRKQGQQLAYHNHDIELREGARELHHMLASTDPDNVKFCLDAHWIFRGCGNSEVAVFDVVRLYKDRIVELHLRQSHDGIWDEAFGSGDIDYDQLAEMLLDLETPPLLVLEQAVEGKTPNTAGAVEAHTIGREYAQKTFAKLIAP from the coding sequence ATGCTCAGTCGCCGTGCATTCACGAAGCAAGCTGCCGTCCTGGCAGCTTGTTCTCCGTTTCTTGCCACCTCGTCGCTGCTGCATGCGGCTGAAGCGGCCAGCGTGCCGATCTTCACGCAGCAGTATCCCTGGGGGACGTTCTATCGCCGCAGTAACCGCGATGCTGGAGATTTGAACGCGCTGTTGGCCGAAGTGAAATCGTGCGGCCTAGTGGGTTACGAGCCGATCGCTGGCTCGCCGCAGCAGATGAAAGCAATCGCTGACGCGGCCAAGCAGCATGACCTGAAAGTCGAGTCGCTGTACGTCAACAGCACGCTGCACGATCCTGGCCAGGCCGCCGCGAGTATTCAGTCGGTTCTCGATATTGCTGCGACTGCGAAAGAAGCTTGCGGCACGCGGATCATCGTGACCAATCCAAGTCCCATTCAATGGGGCGGCAGTCAGAACAAATCCGACAAGCAACTGAGAACCCAGGCCAATGCTCTTGATCTGCTCGGAGCTCAGTTGCGAAAACAGGGGCAGCAGTTGGCGTATCATAACCACGATATCGAACTGCGCGAGGGGGCTCGTGAACTGCATCACATGTTGGCTTCGACCGACCCCGACAACGTCAAATTCTGTTTAGATGCCCATTGGATCTTTCGCGGGTGCGGTAACTCGGAGGTGGCTGTGTTCGATGTGGTGCGACTGTACAAAGATCGGATCGTCGAGTTGCATCTGCGTCAATCACACGACGGGATCTGGGACGAAGCATTCGGTTCCGGTGACATCGATTACGATCAACTGGCCGAGATGCTATTGGACCTTGAGACACCGCCCCTGTTGGTCTTAGAGCAAGCGGTCGAAGGAAAGACACCCAATACGGCCGGCGCGGTCGAGGCCCACACAATCGGCCGAGAATACGCTCAAAAAACCTTTGCGAAATTGATTGCCCCGTGA
- a CDS encoding sulfatase-like hydrolase/transferase yields the protein MRPSILHLAALAICCLASTHLRAENTKPNIVFILTDDHRWDGLTSAGNEQIRTPNLDKLCQAGTRFENAFVTLAICSPSRAACLTGRYGSRNGVTAVGHASLKKGEPTFARALKEAGYATGVAGKWHLGNSPRDCGFDFASTCWSNGTWYNREFMIDGKKQVMPGFVDDVAVEQSLRFLDQAAEANKPFALWLCTQVPHMDHKHTWPAKQEYKDQYIVGSMPLAATWNDDLEGKPKYLAMSRSRTQALSYGYDDPENIRKHTRDYYASVQQMDAAVGKFLDELERRGLRESTWIILMGDNGWMLGEHGFTSKVLAYEESMRVPMAVVGPGQQPQVRSELVLNIDLTAMIYELAGLEVPRSLHGRSVLPIVQGKTISDWRTSFLYEAPTPQLGSKPLWAVRDARWKYIETDLGNGQVFRELYDLNSDAIEANNVANESRHDDRISQMERQLKAYLKRVVQSD from the coding sequence ATGCGACCTTCCATTCTTCACCTAGCCGCTTTGGCAATTTGCTGTCTGGCTTCGACGCACCTGCGTGCAGAGAATACCAAGCCCAATATTGTCTTTATCCTCACCGACGATCACCGCTGGGACGGGCTCACTTCCGCCGGTAACGAGCAGATCAGAACACCCAATCTCGATAAGCTGTGCCAGGCAGGCACGCGGTTTGAGAACGCGTTCGTGACGCTGGCCATATGCTCGCCTAGCAGGGCCGCCTGTTTGACGGGACGCTATGGTAGTCGCAACGGGGTGACTGCGGTTGGGCATGCTTCGCTGAAGAAAGGGGAACCGACCTTCGCCCGTGCCCTCAAGGAGGCAGGCTATGCAACTGGTGTGGCGGGTAAATGGCATCTGGGAAATTCACCGCGCGATTGCGGCTTCGACTTTGCTTCGACGTGCTGGTCGAACGGTACGTGGTACAACCGCGAGTTTATGATTGATGGAAAGAAGCAAGTGATGCCTGGCTTCGTCGACGACGTCGCAGTTGAACAATCGCTGCGTTTTCTCGATCAAGCCGCCGAGGCCAACAAGCCGTTTGCACTTTGGCTCTGCACGCAGGTTCCACATATGGACCACAAGCATACCTGGCCGGCAAAGCAGGAGTACAAGGATCAGTACATAGTCGGATCTATGCCGCTGGCAGCAACGTGGAACGATGACCTGGAAGGAAAGCCAAAATATCTGGCGATGTCACGCAGCCGCACCCAGGCTCTGTCGTACGGTTACGACGACCCAGAGAATATCCGCAAGCACACACGCGACTATTACGCGAGCGTTCAGCAAATGGATGCGGCTGTTGGGAAGTTCCTGGACGAGCTCGAGCGGCGTGGCCTGCGTGAAAGTACGTGGATCATATTGATGGGAGACAACGGCTGGATGCTGGGGGAACATGGCTTCACCAGCAAGGTTCTTGCCTACGAAGAATCGATGCGTGTTCCCATGGCCGTTGTCGGCCCCGGCCAACAGCCCCAGGTTCGCAGTGAACTGGTGCTGAACATCGACTTGACCGCGATGATCTACGAGTTGGCCGGGCTGGAAGTACCAAGGTCGCTACATGGGCGCAGCGTATTGCCGATCGTCCAAGGAAAAACAATTAGCGACTGGCGAACGAGTTTCCTCTATGAGGCTCCGACGCCGCAGTTGGGAAGCAAACCTCTGTGGGCCGTGCGTGATGCCCGTTGGAAGTATATCGAGACCGACTTGGGTAATGGTCAGGTCTTTCGCGAACTCTACGATCTGAATTCCGACGCGATCGAAGCGAATAACGTGGCCAACGAATCGAGGCATGA